The Bos indicus x Bos taurus breed Angus x Brahman F1 hybrid chromosome 21, Bos_hybrid_MaternalHap_v2.0, whole genome shotgun sequence genomic interval CTGGGAGATGCTTAGCAGCCTGAATGGGTATCCCATGACCCAGGGATTCTGTCTAGGCCTGAGGGGGGCTGAGGTGGGGACCACTGCTGTCTGCAGCCATGTAGCCTTTGGGGAGGGTGGACTGTGGATGCTCGGAGAGACACCAACGGCTGTTGTGTCCCTCGCCAGGTTGGCTCTGTGCTCTTCCCTGGAGCTGCCagctgcctggagaacccagccTCTTCATGGAAAGCCCGGTGCAGCGGCGCTCTGGTGATGGCATCCGACAGTGACGTGAAGATGCTGCTAAACTTCGTGAACCTGGCGTCCAGCGACATCAAGGCGGCCCTGGACAAGTCCGCGCCCTGCCGCCGCTCGGTGGACCACCGCAAGTACCTGCAGAAGCAGCTCAAACGCTTCTCCCAGAAGTATTCCCGGCTCCCGCGGGGCCTCCCCGGCAGAGGGGCTGAGCCTCACCTGAAAAGGGGGCCCGAGGACCGGCCCGGGAGGCCGCTGCCCCTCGAATCTGGCCACGGTTCCAgccctggcgggggtgggggctgcaAGGAGAAGGCATTGGGGAACCTGGACCGGGAGGAAAGCCTCTCTAAGGAGCGGACCCTCCATGGGCCAGATCCAGGAGCTGCCAGGCCTGGCCAGGTGCCCATGAGGAAAAGACAGCTGCCTGCTTCCTTCTGGGAAGAGCCACGGCCCACCCACAGCTACCCCGTGGGGCTGGAGGGGGGACTGGGACCCCGGGAGGGACCTCCCTACGAGGGTAAGAAACACTGTAAAGGCTTGGAGCCCCTGGGGCCCGAGACCACCCCAGTGCCCACCTCCCCCAGGGCACCAGCTGAAAAGGAGCCACTCAAGATGCCTGGGGTCTCTCTGGTGGGCCGCGTCAGTGCCTGGAGCTGCTGCCCCTTCCAGTACCATGGACAGCCCGTCtacccaagccctccaggtgcCCTGCCCCAGAGCCCGATGCCTAGCCTGGGCCTCTGGCGGAAAAGCGCAGCTTCCCCCGGCGAGCTGGCCCACTTCTGCAAGGATGCGGAGGGCCCGGGGCAGAAAGTGTACAGACCTGTGGTTCTGAAACCCATCCCCACCAAGCCGGCTGTGCCCCCACCCATCTTCAATGTCTTCGGCTACCTCTAGCCAGGTGGGGAGGGCCTTGGCTCCCTCTTCTGGCCTGCAGGGTATCGGGGACCCCCAGGAGCGAGCTCTTCTGGTGAGGAGTGGGCTGGGAGAGAACCATCCCTTTGCattggggggaggagggcagggcaggatgGGGCAGGGGCTTCTTCTCGGGCAGCAGTCCAGCCAGTCCGCACAGCCTCCGGAGGCCAGCCCCTCCGCAAGCAGGCCAGAGCCCTACAGATCACCTGTGTGCCCGTGCAGACCTCAGGTGGCCGGGGCCTTTGCCCTGGCCCTCCGGCCACCCCAGAAGCCAGCGTTACACCACCTGTTCACCTGCCACCCACTGTGTAAGCCAGTCTCAGTCTTGTTCTTCTTGTTCTTTGTAAATACTAAGAAGGTTAAGAGAATAAAGGCATTTCTTTTGCAGTTTTCACATTCTCGGGTTCATGAAGTTGATTAGTCCCCCGGCCTAGGAAATGCTGGCTATGCCCAGGTGGAGGGCTGCTTACAGAGGctggcaggggcggggggtggtgccCAGAGTGGCCCAGAGGCCTCCGTGATGCCTGAAATGGGCCTGGGAGCCTGATAGCTCAACCTGAAGGAGGGTGGAGAGGATTCCTGGGAAAGGAATGCTCTGGTTCCCAATCTCAGCAAATAGAGGCCAGGGGAGGCCTGGAGCCCCAGAGGGCCCAAACTGCTCTGGAGAATAGGAGCTGGTACTGGGGTgtatgtgtggggggtgggggatgaatcTGTCCTCCTGGTTCTGCCATGGGATGTAGGGCTGGACCCTTCCTctctaggcctccctgccccacctGTGGGATGAGGGGTGAGATGAGAACAGGACCCTCGGtggcacctcccaccccatcacagcctcagagcagaggctgggccaaggcagtcatgtccgaccctggtCAGAGGGGAATGTCAGGCCGAACAGGAACGGGGCCTCTTGTGGACAAAATAACTGGTTGTCTGACCGAGTTGTTTCAAAGTCATCACCATCACTGTCGTCACCGTCAACATCACCTCTAGCTAATTCAGATTCCTAGGTCTCCTGCCGCTGGCTCTCTTCCCGGGCCTGATGCAGCCCTTGGCACACACTAGGCGCCCGTCAATGGAAAGATGAGGGCCTCTGCCAGCGACCATGCACACGGAGGGGCACTGCTCGTGGGCAGCGGCCCTCGGTTGGCCCCGACAGCACCCAAACCAGCCAAGCCACTGGAGGCCTCCACCATCCTGCAGTGGGTGGCGTGGCTCCATGGCTGAGAGTGTGGGGGCTGCCACAGAGGCTGAGCGTCTCATTTCCTCAAAGCACAGTTCTCACGACTGGGACAGGGGCAGGGGGCCAGCCTGGCGGGGGACTCCACACCCACATCGACAGCAGAATGTTGAACAGGTTACTCCCCATTCTGCGCCtccgtttcctcctctgtaaagtagCACATGCGTGCTgggtctctcagtcctgtccgactctggagcgggttaccgtttccttctccagggcatcttcccaacccaggggttgaacttgtacctcttatgtctcctgcattggcaggtgggttctttaccactagtaccacctgggaagcccctccgtAAAGGAGGGACCAGATCAAAGATAGCAATCAGATGCACCCACCACTTCTGCATCCAACGTGAGCCTCATAACTGGTCACAGACGCTCCCCTTTCAGGTCCAGATATGGCCTCAGAATCCTTCCTAACACAGGACTCAGAATTAGTGATTGCTAAGGGCCTGCAGGTTCCCCCTGAAGTGAGGCatccccagggatggggcagcttGCTCGCTGGGAAAGTTGGTAGGTTTCTGGTGTTTTATGTCCGATGGTCTCAGAGGATGGCAAAGCCGCAAGGCCATGTGACACAGGCAAGGTTGTTTTGCATGATCATCTGGTTCATGAGGTAAGGAGCCCTCGGCCAGGACCCTCACCTCAGGCTGCTCCACTCTTAGACAgggtccctggaggaggcaggtcCCCTCTTTCCCGACTTGCACGTCATTACAAAGGTCCCTGCAGGACCCATTGTGATAAGGTTCAGTCCTTCCACACGGTACGGCAGGGTGTCAAAAGCTCTAATCCTGGCCCTGCCACctagtagctgtgtgaccttgggcaagttacttgacctctctgtgccagAATTTCTTCATGTGAAAAATGTGAtcgaaaatttaaaaaaaggaaaatagagctGCCACGTGGGTAGCTGTGGGGATGGTGAGAGCACCAGGCAGTCTAGCGTGGCACAAAGGATTGAAAAGCTGCACCCACCCAAAGTCACCTAGTCATCTGACTAAGTCTCTAGGTCCTTCCACGCCAGTATTTCAATGTTTATAGACTGGGCGGCCCACAGGAATGGGTTCTAGGGCCATCGAACCAGCCGACTCCTTCAGAGAAGGAGCCCCGCTCTGGGAGGCATGTTTCCTTGGGGTGCTGCTCCAGCGCACGGAGCTTGGGCCCCCACAGCCCCTCTGGGGTTCAGCCTTTCCCAGGGGGTATACCTGGTGGTTCTTCTTCAGTCACACGCTGGGAGCCTTGTCTGGAAGCAGAAACCTTTACCAAGGTGCCACCCAACAGAAGCACCTGACATCATAATTCCCCACGTGGAAACAAGCTGGGGAAAAGACACACCTCGGAAATTCTCAGTATCAAAATAAATGGACAGCTGCCGCTGCAGAAGTAGCTGCTCCCCTAATCAAAACAGCACTGGGTCACATGTGCTTCTGCCCACGACATGGAGCCACTTTCAGGACTTGGACTGTTGGGTGAGGCTGTCTACACATCTCTGAGGCTGAAATCCTCCCAGGGGCTGGGTAAGCATGGGAGTGCGGGCTGCACAGTCCTCTTGACAGCAGATATTGTCAAAAAAGGAAACCCCTGGCACAGTCTGAGCACCGACCAATCAGGATTGACTCCGGAAGCAGTGGGATGTTAACCCTTTAGCTGCTGGGTTATGCAGAGGTGGTTGGGGGACTGGGAGGGGAATCTGCAAAAGCCATGCCTGGGTGAGGCACTGGAGAGGAAGGACCCCGACCAGTGGCTGTGACTGACTGGTATGGACGGATAACAATATTCTAAGAACCAAGGTGACTCCAGGGCCTCCCTGGCTAGAGATGGTGCCAATGCTgaatgcaggcttccctggtggctcagctggtaaagaacccactagccaatgcaggagatgcaagagactgcaggtttgatccctgggtcaggaagatcccctggagaaggaaatggcaacccgctccagtatttttgcctggagaactccatggacagaggagcctgacaggctatatagttcatggggtcgcaaagacttggacatgactgagcatgcatgcgtgtgcatgcacaaacacacacacacacacagtgctgaATGCAGAGACTgagccctccctcccacctcctgccatctcctcaagcctcacctcctccaggggagaccTCCCTGTGACCAATGTCCCTATCCTGCCTGATATCCATGGCCCCTGTCTGTTAGGACCCCCTAGGACATAAGGTGACCTGAGAAGTGCTGGAGCCTGCCTGATGCCCAGCCCCATCCCAAACGCACCCAAGCATCTTTCTGTCCCATCCCATCCTAGACTGCCGCCATGCCCTCTGGCTCCTGGTCGGAGGAGGCATTATGCAGTCAGGATTTTCCCTACTATGCACCGAGCCCTCCTTGGCCCCTTGCTCTGGACCCTAGGGTTGAACATCCCCAGTCTGGGAGGATGCAGGCTTCCTTCGGGATTTCTTCAGGATCTCTGCAGCAAGACAGCACGAGACTCTAGCCAAGCACTGCTGGGCTGGACCCCCTGGGATTTGCTGTGTGTACCCAGGcaagtcccttcccctctctgggcctgttttcCCACCTGTaccagggaggagggggaaagaaGCAGCCAGGTCCCCCAAACCCCTGGCTGGAAGGTGCTATTGGCAGACTCGGCCTCTTTAGGAAGGCACTGGGACTTACTGGTTCCATGGAAAGCCAAGATGTAAGAGCCAGAAAGGCCACCAAGGGCCACAAGGCTGGGAACCCAAGGCCCCAGAGGTGCAAGCCCTGGTGAAGCCAGGCCTGGGACCAGTGCTCTTGCAACCCTCCCGGCTGCTCATCGAGCAAAGGCCATAAATAACCTTTGATCTCCattaagaatcccagggacggtggagcctggtgggctgccgtctgtggggttgcacagagtcggacacgactgaagcaacttagcagccgcagcaagCCTCTCCTAGAGGAGGCCCGAGCAGGCTCTTCAGCAAGGTCACCTGCTCTGGTGTCACCTGAGTGGCTTTAGTCATGTGGGGGAAGACAGTGCCTATGAGCTACTGTGCgtgctcactcagtcacatctgattctttgcgaccccatgggcagcagcccaccaggctcctctgtccacgggattctccaggcaagaacactggagtgggtttccatttccttctccagaatgacTGACTGTGACTTCCATGGAAAAACAAACAGGGTTTTGTAAGAGAGACTCAGACCTTGAGAAAGTGCCCTAAGTGCCAATCCTCAGTGCTCTCACCTGTAACACCCACAGCAGGCTGGCGGCTCCTGCCCGGCTACCCCCAAGGCATGGGAGGATGGGAGGAtgctgcagagggcacagggctGGCTTCCTGCCTCTCTAGTGTGGGGCCTTTGCGAGGGCTGACGACAGCCTCCCTCCGGCACCTGCTCACAGGAGCCAGTATTTAGACGGCTTTCCCCTCGTATCTCAGCCTTTGTCGCCAAATGGGTGAGTTAAGACGTGAAGACAGTGGCAGGGAACATGTGTGTAAGACAAGGCCAGGTGTTAGGAGACTTGTAGGCTCTGAGACCTTGTTTGTGATGAAGCTCCGGTTTCTATGGCAACGGAACCAGGAGAGAGAAACCAACGTTGCCAGCTCCGATCACAGGGCAGCAAGCTGCCCCCTCTCCTCAGGCCGTCGGGTCTCTTCTGGTGAATGAAGGACACATGCTCTGGGGCCTTTCAGAAGTCCAAACCAAAGTGACACGATCAGGGCTCCATGTGCCCTGTCCCAGCCCCCGGTACCACCCTCACTCCCACCAAGAGCAGGGCTGAGGACCTCAAGGCCCTGGAGGGTGCTGGTGAAAGAGACTTCACTGGGCAGGGCGTCATCTGTGCAACATTTATTGTACCTAAGGAAGCCCTCTGGGCCCAAAGTCTCCCACCCTGCTCCCCTGGGCCACAGCTTTGGGGAGAGAACTCAGAGTCAAGTGGAGAGTTTCACAGAGCACAGGGGGAGGGGCACGGGGCAGCTCTGCAGGAGGTGGCCCAGCAAAGACAGAATCACCCCGGAAAGAAAGCTCTCCAGCCATAGCCTGGAGGTGGGGTCAGGGCTTTGCTGCCGGCCCCCTTGCCTTCCCCCGACCACCCCAAGTTCTACCCTGGTCCTGCCTCCTGGCCCCAGGAATGGAGCTTTCTGCCATTCCCAATGGCAGAGCAGGTCTGGGATCTCCTTATCCAAGTGAAAGCCAACACGGTTCTTCTCCTGCTCGACACAGCTGTCCTCTGCTCTGGGCAAAGCTCTGGCCCAGAGATATCTGAGAGCCCAGCGGCTCCCAGCCACATCTGTCCCTGGGTCCCCTGGATTTGGGGACACCGCTGTCCTGAGACTCAGTGAAACCGTCTGAGGAGCTGCTGCTCCTCCCCCGTGTGCTCTGGTTACTGGGTGTTCTCGTATTTCAGGTATCTGATCAGCCTGCCTGGAAGCGGCAACGTGTCCAGGAGTTTGATGCGGTATTTCCCAATGGCCTTTCGAACTCGCAGCCGGCAAAGATGAGCCAGGGGTCTTGGAGGTTCTgggaaaaggacagaaagagagaTGCTGATTGGTCACCTGCACCCAGCAGAGGGTCTGCATCTCTGACCCCTGGCTTGTAGGAAGCTCCTGACCCATGTGGCTGGCTAAGAGAGGAGATGTCCTGACTCCCCCATTCTCATGGTCCCTGCCACTGCAAAGGTGTCATCCTTCACTCATCTGCGCAgcccaaggaaggaggagggcaggtttgttgttgtttagttgctaagtcatgttcaactcttttgtgaccccatggatggtagcccaccaggctcctctgtccatgggatttcccaggcgagaataatactggagtgggatgccatttccttctccaggggatcatcctgacccagggatggcgctcacatctcctgcattgtcagatggactctttaccactgagccaccagggaagcgcaagGAGGGCAGGTAGCaaacccatttcacaggtgagggcTTAGCAAGAATCATGCCTGGCACTGGAGCTTGTCCTGAGCTCCCTCCTCTACGTGTCAGCCCAGACTCCACCCTTCCTCACAGCCTCAGCAAATACAACCTCCTAAGTGACCCCATGCATCCAGTTCAGCTCTGGGTTCTAGGAGGTGCAGAGAAGTCAGGATCAATGGGCAGGGACTGAGCAGGTCCCAGAATCCTACCAGGCCATCTCTTCCAGGAGGCCCCAAGGGATACTTCATTAAGTGGAGCTTTCTCAGCtaaggggtggggggcggagagGGGGGGTAAGAACTGGTCCTGATGCATCTAGTAATGGGGTAATTAATTTCAGCTCCGGGAACAGGGTAGGCATTTGCTGAATCAAAGAatgccatccattcattcattcaacacacacaCGCTGACCCCTTCACTGCGCTTGGCCCTGTTCTTGGACAGAGATGCAGGGGTATCCACTCAGGAGCTTTGGGGAAAGCCTTCCATACCAAATGGTGCATCTGAGAAAGGTCTCGATGGGTGGgtaggaattttccaggtgagggaTGGAGGCAGGGCAGTCCAAGCAGGGGAAGCGGCAGTGCCAAGCCAAAGAGACCGCCCAGGGGAGACAGGAATGCGGAGGGAACGTTGGGAGGGTGGAGAGGCTAGGGCACCAGAGTGTAGCCTCTCCAGCCGCCCCATCAGGGCATTTCTGACACTTCCACTGACCTCTGATCTCAGGACAGAGCCTGCCCTGGGAAGCGCAGCCCCTTTCTCAGCAGAGCAAAGGCTGAGCTTGTGGGAAGGCAAAAGGCTGCTGGCGGGCAGAGGATACAGGGCCTCCAAGGCTGGCATTCTGGCTGGCTTTGGAGTCTCTGATATCAACAACATAGCATTaaatgaaagtcagtcagtcagttcagtcactcagctgtgtccgtctctttgtgaccccatggactgcagcatgccaggcttccctgtcccagagcttgctcaaactcacgtccatcgagtcagtgatgtcagccaaccacctcatcctctgttgtccccttctcctcctgccctcaatctttcccagcttcagggtcttttacaatgagtcagttcttggcatcaggtggccaaagtagaggagtttcagcttcagcatcagtcgttacaatgaacagccaggactgatctcctttaggatgaactggttggatctccttgcagtccaagggactctcaagaatcttctc includes:
- the FAM181A gene encoding protein FAM181A isoform X1 — its product is MWERGRRLLGMLCIWRGAPDWPEGPPAPGTRRPPFSPLEGGTTASSRTTELAGRAKPGPGLQHGGNLCRATLAGARAPALSVGSVLFPGAASCLENPASSWKARCSGALVMASDSDVKMLLNFVNLASSDIKAALDKSAPCRRSVDHRKYLQKQLKRFSQKYSRLPRGLPGRGAEPHLKRGPEDRPGRPLPLESGHGSSPGGGGGCKEKALGNLDREESLSKERTLHGPDPGAARPGQVPMRKRQLPASFWEEPRPTHSYPVGLEGGLGPREGPPYEGKKHCKGLEPLGPETTPVPTSPRAPAEKEPLKMPGVSLVGRVSAWSCCPFQYHGQPVYPSPPGALPQSPMPSLGLWRKSAASPGELAHFCKDAEGPGQKVYRPVVLKPIPTKPAVPPPIFNVFGYL
- the FAM181A gene encoding protein FAM181A isoform X2, which translates into the protein MVPMVTICDGKECGNGAAACLGCFVSGEALLIGLRAPQLRGPVVLHSAHSRAAQLPPAGPRSSPAAPSLAQVGSVLFPGAASCLENPASSWKARCSGALVMASDSDVKMLLNFVNLASSDIKAALDKSAPCRRSVDHRKYLQKQLKRFSQKYSRLPRGLPGRGAEPHLKRGPEDRPGRPLPLESGHGSSPGGGGGCKEKALGNLDREESLSKERTLHGPDPGAARPGQVPMRKRQLPASFWEEPRPTHSYPVGLEGGLGPREGPPYEGKKHCKGLEPLGPETTPVPTSPRAPAEKEPLKMPGVSLVGRVSAWSCCPFQYHGQPVYPSPPGALPQSPMPSLGLWRKSAASPGELAHFCKDAEGPGQKVYRPVVLKPIPTKPAVPPPIFNVFGYL